TCATATTATGAACAAATAATCGAGATTGTTTAAACTTGTAATGATTATTCAGATAAATAGAAAAAAGACCAAACTTAAAAAAAtcgattattttaaaattttatttttattaaaaaacaattatattgattaattcagtttaattttaaaaactgattaaattaaataaattaaaataaaaaaaaataaactgttaaaaaatttattataaaaactGATAAATCCAATTAACCTAATTGattaaggatcaaatacaatatCATAACTCCGAAAATAACCTAAATaacaattaatattttattaattctgtttattcaatttttattagaaaattaaaagacTTAAAAACAAAAGTTTAATTGGCTCGATTCCgatttaattttaatcaaatatcCAACCCTAACTAAAGTTTTCAGAAGATTGCTACATGTTATCAAAATTGAGAAGTCTGTCTGCAAGCAACTTTGGCTAATTAGCAAtcaaaatacatgatcaccataTTTCAAATCAAGACAACCTATACAATTTATCTTTTCTTAAATCCATATTTCTTGCGTTCATAGAACAGATCAGTCTTGGCACTTCCCAAGTTGACGATTTTGGAGCAGCCATCACGATCCTTTTCCTGCTGTGTGCATTCCTTGCAATAGTAGGCATCAGATATGCCAACTCCGCCGCAAATTACACACCTTCCTTGGAAGGAACCATAGTTACATTCGTCGCAGACACGGACAAGGGTGCAAGGGCGAACATACGAGTCGCAGATGACACACTTCCCATCACACTTCTCGCACAAGCGACCAATAGCGATCCCTGGCTTCTTCCGGCACATGATAAGATCAGGATGGTGCTTTGCCATGGTGATCTAACCCACTAAAATTTCCTGAACAAAAACATAAGATATAATTTATATCAGAGCGATTTATAGGTACTAACTAAGATTCAATTGCACTAAACGCTAATGTTTAGGGCAGAAAGTTGTAAATTTTCTTGATTTGGGATAGAACTTGATGAAACTAGTTTGTTGATCTGGCTATGCGGATTACTAATCAACTTTCATCTCTTCTAATCAAATTGATGGATTCATGTTTATCCTAACTTTAAAAATGTCAATGTGTACCAAAGCACAAATATTCATTTCCTTGATAACATGCATACATATTTTTTGGATTTTAAAAAATGATAGATGCAAGCATGTATATTTTTCCTTTCTTCTATAATATGCTCTAATTAAGATGAATATAAACTTTTTCGTTGGAACTCAGGGATAAGATTGAGAGGTCATAGGAAGATGAAGCGACATTAGTGCTCAATAATAAGGAGGCCATAAGCCAAGTGCAGAATATGGGAATCCTGTCACCTTTCATGCTAACACCTAGTCATATATTTGATACTCAAATGCTTCATTGGAATTCAGACAAAGTTTCGATGAATCCATTAACAAACACTTTGATTTCTAGTTGTTTTCTCTCGTTTTTTGAATGagtaaatctttccttatttaggtAGATTATTCTAGTAAATATAGATAATAGCTGTAACAGTCTATCCTAATTTATTGGAACGAATCACTTTCCTCCCTATTGAGGAACGAAGAAACATTGATAAAATCAGAAGGCGGGATCAAAAGATTCTATGAAATAGTAAAACTAACCCTTAAACATATCTCTACCGCATTCATATTAATTATTATAGAGCACATCTTCTTACATCTACAAGTGATAAAATGCCCAAAGTGATAGCAGTATAGTATCTATTATTAGACACTtacaaatattttgtaatttatgTTAATTTACATTTATAATGATACTTGGATTGGTCGCTTGACGACCAATATGCAAGTGTTCTACCAAACTCTGCTAAGCAATAACAAATAGCTTATATGATAGACATGAAACCAGTATCAGAGGTAACATCAAAGTATATGTAGCACCATTATCAAATCTAAAGCCTACATGAAGACTTAGTCTTTATATACAACTCAAAGGTGATACTTCACAATCTAAAGCAGATATACATACTATTTACCCATGGCACAAAACCAAACATAATACGGTTCCTAACTCTAGCAATAATTAGCATTGTTCCTTTGCAAAGGAACAATCAACAGATGGGAAATTAATCAAGTCAGCTTTATCTAACCTATCTTCTAACACTGCTGATCTAAAAACTTGCAACTATATTCAAATAATCAAGCAAACAAGATTAATAAAGTGGCTGATGTCAATGCTGTAATGAGATACAGAAGATAAGATATTAGAATAAAAGTACTACCATAAAGTTAGGACTGAAGGAGATGAAGATAGATAAAGGAAGAATGGGAGATAGTGGAAGGATCAAATTGCTACTATTACTGTTGTTTATTGCAGGTGAAGAAGAAAACAGCATGCAGTAGAGGAAACTTGAAGAACAAACTTGACAGAGGATGGGGAAGAAGGGACAAGAGAGTGAAAATTATCCCTACTAGGTAGCGGTGAGAAAGATATGATTCGACTTTTAGAGGAAGATCCAAGTTCCTTGCCAATTGCCAGTGGTGTTTAGTCACCATGAGCTTTACCTCACTAATTTTTAACATTTGGGTGTTACAGACTAGACACCATCTTAATACCAAAATAGTAATTTATGGATTTACCTGGTGGAAAGGTTTATGAAGACTAGCACAAAGCCACAGACAAATAGGAATATGTAATTGTTCAGGACTGCGATCATAAAAAGGATAGAGAAAAACTCCTAAATTCCTGCCCCAAAATAGAACTATCTTGTGAGGAACTTGTATGTCTCCTTTAAATTGTGTTGACTTGCCAGAAGTTCACATTTTTATTAGTATCTGAGAATTCACAATTACTATCATcatccatttaaaaaaaaatgcacaaACAATTTAAAGAAACAGTGTTTGCACAATCCATCAACTCGAAGAGTATTATCACTGAAAAAGGGATTAATCTAAGAGGGCCCTTAGCCTGAGAATAATTTAGTCACCACAGAAGAAAGGGCTTACTAAGAGGCCGCTTGCTTCCTTGCTCCATTGTGTACCAATATGTCACCTGCTTAACTTGAAAACCTTCAGAAGTTCTCAGTACCAAGTAGTAGAAGCAGGGGGTACAACTTGGTGAAGCTCCAAACTCTTATGGGACTTAGTAACCGACAAGATAAATTGGATAAATCTATTTCACCACTTGGTTGCTGTGACAAGACATCTCACCCCTAAGGCATAGCCATTCAACAAAATCAGGATTTATACAACATCCCCACCTATTCCTCTGTCCCAAACTTTTCATGATAGTACATTAACAGAACTTTAAAAAACCTCTCCTTCTAAGCAAGCGCAAcaatttttttccccttttttttgTTTGTCTTCTCTTGATTGAATTCAGTCCTAGGATAAATCCTTCTCCGACTATTCCAACAGTCGTTAGCCATTCCCTGCCACATTTCCTCAATGTTTCCTGTTACGATTACTTTCTTTATCAACGAAAAGACCAACACAGCAAACAAGCATTTGATCTAGATATTAATCCTAGAAGCTCCATACATCAAGGGTTTTCGTTGCACAAACAgaagcattaaaaaaaaaaaaatcataaaggaAACAAGGACAAACCGATGCTTGACGCTGAAGAAAAGACTTTCCGGGAATCTTGCAGTGATCTTGCCTGTCAAACCGTGAATCGCCGCCTTAGAAGAGACCTTCAGAGAGTGCTGCGGAGAAGAGACTAGACAGCTGGAGATAAAAATGAATCGAACGTGGAAGAGACGGGAACACATGACATAATTATACCTAATCCAACTACGTGGATTCATTAACACGATCCACGTAGTCGTTAAAGGATGGACCAGCGCTCTCACCAAACCTTCTCCGCGGAGCAACACATCCTCCCGCTTGGGTCGGCATAACTAGGGTTTCTATTTCGAATCGAAACCTTCGAGAAAGTGAAAGGGACTACGCGAGCGTTCCAGAGCCGACCACCCCACTCTACCCCCACTGCAAAGCAAGCACCTTTCCCTATCTCGCTTGTGTTTCGGAGTGGCGATGGCGGACTGGGGACCTGTATTGGTGGCGGTGTTATTGTTCGTACTTCTCTCGCCGGGGTTGCTGTTTCAGATCCCAGGGACGAGCGGGCGGGTGGTGGAGTTCAGCAACTTCCACACGAGCAGCGCCTCTATTCTCGTGCACGCCATCATCTACTTCGCCCTCATTACCCTCTTCCTCATCGCCATCGGAGTCCACGTCTACACCGGTTAGGCCGCTCCGTCCATACACTCTTCTTCTACCTCTATCTATGTGTGTCAGCAGCTGGATTGTTACTAGTGCCCTGCTACTCTTCTTCTCAGTTGGAAATTTCTACAAGAAATGCTCATCttactagaaaaaaaaaaaagcgttttttttttgtcaattttaGTTCTTCTATCATAATCTTCACCTATCTTTCATGATTAAGCTGGTTTATACAGAACACCAGAGATTCAGAGACAGAATAAGATCTAGCTCAAAATTCCTCTTTATTAAATTCGCCTGCCAGATCAATCGCTCGAATGAATTGGATCCGTTTAGCATAAGGACTGACTGGCATCAAACATTGTTCATGACTGGAGCAacaacacacacaaaaaaaaaaaaaaaagtgattggGTGACCTCCATCGTGCGTGGTCCACCCAGCGCCGACCACCTTTTACGTTAAAGTTGTGTCACGACGACGGTGTGTCACTGGACTGCAGTAATAGCAACACGTCGTTGAAGTTTGGCGCCCAGTTCCATCAACGCTTTTGATCTCGATGGTGCGAAATGTCTCTTCATCGTCGGTAATATTCAAAGttttatcataataaaaaaggaaatgAGTTGCATATAAGATTCCAAATAATGGATGTGTCATTTAAACTGCAAGCGTTATAGGAACGATTGAAGGACATTCTTAATAACGATACCTTCCTTATGTGCTAATTATTATTATTCCAAAGATtaatagtcgtccgtgatttatttTCTCCGTGTTGATCTTAGGACGGGCTGACGGGGGCGCTGAGATGAACATATTCGTCTTTTGCTACAATGGGTAAAATTTGTATTCATTTGGTATTTAGAATATCCGTAGTCCTAAATCTCTTAAGGAaatttagggtgtgtttggtacgcgcgttttttattttctgaaaaacacgttttttgaaaaatgatatttggttTGTGTTTTTCGTAcatgttttctaaaaaaaaatagataatgtTTTTTcgaaaaacagagaatgataaaaaattattttctattttttagaaaatgtttgtttttcataaaatgaaaatgaaaaaaacgttgaaaaatgatatttggttTGTGTTTTTCGTAcatgttttctaaaaaaaatagataatattttttagaaaaacagagaatgacaaaaaattattttctattttctagaaaatgtttatttttcataaaataaaatgaaaaacacGCGTACCAAATACACCGTATTATCATATCAAAAGTTAAAATGtcactcttttaaaaaatatttatccaTTGTAATAAAACTCTCCAACAATATTTTTTATGACTCCattgttaatttatttatttttatttttattttttacttatctttatttataattttatttattatatataatattaattaatattttaatttaatatttataactatactagtattttaaattttatacatttatttatgtaaaaataataattcgataaaaataaataaatatttgacaaaaatataaatatacaaaaaaaattaaaaaaaatatattaaatagggCAGCGGATCTttgtagttaaaaaaaaaaaaaaaaaaaatataaatcggTTCCAAAATTTTGAGGCTGatttatagaaaaaattaaaatcctactCATATAGTGGGGGTGGGGTTTATAATGAGGAGTTTATATTGCAACTAAATTGTATTTCTTTAACCTTAAAAGTGTCATGCTTATCGGATGAACATGAAAGCCATCTGAAGCCTCTGGTACATAGAGTTCTATCAATAGCATTCCTAGAAGTATAGTCAATACCCTTGGAGGGTCGTTTCTATTAAGAGCTATATCACTcagaccctttttttttttttttttgaagagattataattttgaaaaaaaatcctaTTATATAGAAGTGCAGATTGGTCCAATATAATTTCTAGTACTCTGATCCTTCTAGCAAACTGATCGAAAAATCTTTTTTGTTCTTCTTTCCCTTTTCAGTTCTTAAAAAACCACAAAAAAAATTATTCgttgaatattttttattaacCGGAAGGTTTGATTTATTCTTcctcttactttttttttaattattaatttagagCATTTTTCTTTTAAAAGTAAAAGTAGATTCCTCAACTCATTTAAGAGATGAAACAAGATTTGTATATGATCTTTGAGATGAAAAATATTTGTGATCATTAATTTGGTAAACCATAACCCAACCAAAAGGATAGGGTGAGCTTTTAGTTTGAGTCTTTATTATTTTCGTTACTTTGTGATAATACTATGAATTACATTAGTTTATTATAAGAAATTTGCATTAAGTTGAGGTATGGATTCATATGCCTACTAAATGTTTGAATAAATGTCTCACAAAATTGTAACATAAGCAAAAATgtatataatatttatttgaatTGTTTGTTGAATTCTTAGGTTAACCATGCAGAAAAAGGAAACTAAAGATGGAAGAAAtaattcaaagtcaaattagagATATAATAAGTACTTTGTTGATAATTCAATCAGTGGAGAACAAGATAATGAATTGGATGAAAATGAGATTAATACGGATGAAGTCTTTAAATTTGTTAATGTAGATGAATTCAATGataatgagaaagataatgagtATGCtcaacataagaatttgaataagGAGATTTGCTCTCATGATCCGGGAAAGTGAGACAATATTAATTAGAAAGTTATAGACTTTTTAGTAGAAAGAGATCCAAATTAAAAAGATATGTTCGTGATGTGTTTCCTAAAGATAGTGCTAAGAGACATTTTAATGTGTCATATTATAAGAGAATTCTACTAAATGGAGAGGAAAGTGATAAAATATGACCATTATATTCTATTTCTTCTcacaagattttttattttttctataagTTATTCAAGAAGCAAGTAATCAAGGCTGGATATGGTCAGTTAGCTAACTGAAGGATACAATAATTGACATAATTTGAGTTGTTGTCTTACAAATCATAATGTGAGTAAGGAGCATATGGAATGTATGATGAAATGGCTTGAATTGGAAAGGAGATTTAGAACAAATAAAGTGATTGATGTAAGCGTACAAGTACAACTTAATAAAGAAAGAGAACATTGGAAATAAGTGTTATAGAGGATAATAACAGTTGTTCATGATTGACgaaaaataacttatcatttcCAGGAAGTTGTGAAAAGTTTTAAGTTGAaaacaatggtttgttcctacaAATGATTGAATTGATTGTAGAGCTTGATCCAGTAATAAAAGATCACCTCTAGTGAATTAAAGACCATGAGATTTATACTACATATCTTGGTTACAGAATTCAAAATGAGTTGATAAAAATGATGGGAAGTGATGTAAGAAAAATAATACTTATAAATGTTAGAcaagcaaaatatttttcaatcatATTAGATTGTACTCTTGATATTAATCACCAGGAACAAATGTCCATTGTCATATGATGTTTAAATAATTCAAAAGGTTccaaaaaatcaaaagaatattGGGTACAATTTTAGAGGTTGATGATACTTTAGGACTTGGGTTTTTTATGCATCTTAAAAATGATTTAGTCAATCTTGAGCTTGATATTGATGATATTAGAGATAAGGATATGATAATGAATCTAACATAAAAGGGAGGTAAAGGTGTACAAAAAAAAGTTACTTGAAATGAATCCCAAAGTTTTTTATACTCCATATAGTTGTCATAATCTTAATTTAGTTTTATATGATATGACAAATTACTAGTTTAAAGCTGTCATTTTTTTTGGAGTGATACAATTGATCTATACATTGTTCTCCTTTTCTACCAAGCAATGTAAGATTTTCAAACATCATATGAAGGGTTTGACAGTTAAGTCGTTATCATAAACACGCTGCGAAACTCATGTTGAGAGTGTTAAGCCTATAAAGGAGCAAGCACAAACAAGAGATGCTTTGTATGACTTAACAAATTATAGCAAAGATCTTAACATAAATAGTGAAGCTGAGTAGTTCTTAGCATTATATGAACTTGAGAATTTTGAATTCTTGCTTGGTGTAGTAAGTTGTGTTGGAAATGAGGAGAGTGGGGATGTGGGAACATGATCctcgttccccactactcataatggaaaagttcATTATGCCCCTgatttatttccctatataaaaggggtgcgtccaaggatcattcgTGAGTTAGAGACGAGAGTAAGTGAGGAGAATATTcaaggcggtgggatttggtttgtggaattgcggagagcTTTCTGATCTTGTGATCACTCTTCCGACAACGAAtttcgccattgccgattgcggatctgcgggagatcactgtaagtttttacgctttaattttattcgtttttcatgcatttagaattatctacattggtatcagagcgcaaaTTATTTATAAATGCTTAAGATGAATTACGAAATCGTCGTTCGGATATTTTCTCGCGTCGTCACTCGTCGTCACTattttgcacgactaatgtgtcgtagcatacaACGTCGCTCACCGACGACAGGGTCGCTGGTAAGAGTCACCATCTCGAAAGAGGGATGTGGAACGGAGTTTGTCTCCGATTGTTGCCAACGTTAGTGCTGCTGTTGCCAGGATAGAAAATCGCGACGGTTTCATGATTTTCGCTGGAGTCGGCAAAGGTCGGCGAAGGTATTCTGGCTGGTCGACGATGTATCAATGGCCTTCGTGGCCGGCGACCGTGTCTGTCGCGGTTGCGTGGCATGCGCGGCGTGTGCGACGTGCGAACGTGGGCAGCACACGGTGGAGATAACGTGAACACGAAGCACAGTATCTTTGAGAAAAAGTTTGATAtttataaatcaaataaattaataaaaaaaaggatAACGTTTTTTCCTTAGCATGGATAAGTTTTGCCAGGAtaaaaattggtattttagatatcataagggatacattaggaatatttcaaaaagatatgtccctaagaaatttttagtcaatccagtaggccggaacctttattgggttcataagtcttgcttaatctaaattttaatcgaATTTAtcactttcagcgagaaaattaaacagtaagtttctttatgaggcttttgtctaaggaagtggttgttgctccaataaccaagaagacttagtgcctcgccacggcctgaaagtcaaaatattgaaataaaatgtttaattaactttctaataaagcattaaggttgaaatttaataattctttaaaaagtcttttaaacattttttttacttataaatttttttgagtaaaatttttacttagaaaaatttttgtgcgtaaatttttttttacttagaaaattcaaaattttaaactagaaatttctgcttaattcttttacttagaaaattttcaaaaatattttgcaaagttGCCTAAGTCCAGATTTTTTTCTCTTTACTTAAAGTTTACTTAGAAAACTTTTTTACTTAGAGACcctttatgtgaaaattattgcaaaattttttacccttagagttttttcctagaaccccaatttttttatgtgatcaaaggggaagaaggaaaagtataagtctaggggaaggtagaccaaattttctatcttttttgcactttattgcaaaattagttagtttatttttatgtctatttaccctaccttaacttgggttgctcaagtcaaaaaaggggagattattggaaccccaaggttgttttggtatgatcaacaaattaagttaggtcatgtgtgtttttaaccttgtgtctaagtgtgcaggagcttagaagcacaggtagtcgagcggaagacgcatctagcgagaaggacggtacgcggtgtgtccgagggacgaggcgctgcagaaggtacaccggcgaacgagaaggaagcgtgcggtggttccgagggacgagaagccggagcggaagactgctcagtgagcaagagacgcaactagcgagaaggtcggcacggggtgcgaccgagggacgaagactgcggatgagtacgctgacggacgagaagcaagcacacgacgattccgaggggcgagaagccggagcggaagcctgctcgagaagaccggaagttaggttcgggtgagcctttttTCGGATTgtaaagatcacccaagcgagcggaactagAGCAAAGGGCTCGGACcataaagtcaacatggttgacttagGGGTCCCGACGCCCGAAGTTGGACtttatccagatcgcggtcaaaccGCGATCCGTgcgtaggggataaaattttatccccctagggcccCTGGAATCCtttggggcgccccgaccaaggttataaatacagtcttggtccagaagcttagaatcaaaaaacaaacaatttatttccaacacttgtacgctttatttctagattagcttctctgtTTTGCGCTTCATTGTTgtgagaggcttctccgcctgaaagagatagttagtgcgacactttccttggattaacaatctccccggttgtaaccaagtaaaacatccTTGTGCCTCTACTTTCTGTTTTAGTTTATCGCTTTTCTATTTtgtaagtgttagtttaagaaaagtcgagaagggtttttgttttattatttttcaggctattcaatcccccttctagccggccgtcgTAATCCAACAGTTGAGACGTTACAGAATCGTCATTAATGGAtttaatgttaatcattattGTCGAGACATTATAGAATCGctattaatgggtttaatgtttCTATTACACTCTTGAACATGTAGCAAATTCAGTTAGcaaaatattgatttattcaCTTAGGCAAATTTTACCTCGAATAGTGTAGTATTTGACGCACAAAGCTCATATTCGCATacaagtcaacttggttcaatgcaaATCAAGACATTGGATTTGCACCCCTATATGCACCTATGTATGATAGAGAGTCTTTTCTTATGCATATATTCATAACATCAATGTATATATCATAATCTAAACCAATAATAAaaccaaaaaaattttaatatgagATTAAAAGACCATACACAATCATCTCTTTATTTCATTCATATTTCTaacaattaattattatttttatctctaaaattagaaggcggattatttttttaatgatcaTTTTAGACATATTTATCCTATTATTTGATTATAATAGAAatattttggtttattttttaatattgtctattgattaaatttgaaaaatctattataaaattaaatttgaaaaaatattatagaattaaaagaatatgaacacttggagattttttttaaagttaaattaaggcTAAAAAATTGTTAGGATCGGCTAAGACCAACAATTTATTAATATCGGCCCTGCCAATGCGGTAAACAACTACTGTGTTAAATATCGTTTCGATATAACTGAGCATATTTTGATTAGTTTGGGTTTCTCTTCTTTACAAACACCCTACTAATTTAGGGCTCTATGTATATAGATATTTTACTTTTTAGAGTTGACACCTAGGAAAATAAACCCAGcaacaa
This region of Zingiber officinale cultivar Zhangliang chromosome 9A, Zo_v1.1, whole genome shotgun sequence genomic DNA includes:
- the LOC122018471 gene encoding PHD finger-like domain-containing protein 5A; the protein is MAKHHPDLIMCRKKPGIAIGRLCEKCDGKCVICDSYVRPCTLVRVCDECNYGSFQGRCVICGGVGISDAYYCKECTQQEKDRDGCSKIVNLGSAKTDLFYERKKYGFKKR
- the LOC122018472 gene encoding uncharacterized protein LOC122018472; the protein is MADWGPVLVAVLLFVLLSPGLLFQIPGTSGRVVEFSNFHTSSASILVHAIIYFALITLFLIAIGVHVYTG